TTCAATCCACTTTTGTGAGATGCCCCATTACAATAAAGAGGCTGAAGAAAGTTGTTGCTTGATAGCAACTATAATCATAATAAATATGATGATGATCTTATTATATGATAATGAGATTGTAATCCAAAATGTGTTTTTGGTGGTTAAGAAGAATACGTGTAACATTTTTTAAGGTCTAATTTTTCCTAAGAATTCAAATAgcgattattttttttatgtttaatcAACATATATAATCAATCATACGGTACACGTGGCAGGATCATCATCGAGACTGGAACAATCCTAACCGTTCAAAAGCCCCAATGCTGATGTAATCTGACGATTACGAACGAATCTCCAGCCGCACCGGATCCGTGTCGCGCCCGAAAGCTCTCATCTATAGTCAACGGTACTGTTCTTCGACACGTGGCTCTTCCCGATCCTTTCTCCTTTCTTTATTAAGGTAGGGCCGCAACCGGGTGACCTCCGATCGCCGGTCCGCGGCTTTACGATATAAAAGATGCCCGATTCCCCTTCGCGTTTGCCTTCCTCCCTCTTCTCACTTCTAAGCTATTTCCTTTTCTCTGTTTCTCTTGGCCCCTTTTGCCGCATTTATTGTTTCCATTTTCTCCTAAAATAAAGATTCGTTGaattcaagaagaaaaaggagaaggcgACGACCTCTGATCGGTGAATTATTCGGACGTCACAGAAGCACCTGTCTTTTAGAATGGTCGAGGGTCAGTTTTGAAGAAAATTTATGCGATTTCTGCATTTGGTTTCCCTGCTTAGATCCGTTTATCTTCGTGTTGGCATTGATAAAGCTGGGAATTTGGTGAATTTTTTTCAGGTTTTATTTTAATGTCGATGAATTTGGGGCTAAAGATCCGATCGTTGATTTCATTATGAGAATTCTCCGAAAGGAACCGTATTGGTTGCATATTTTTCGATTAGGTTTCTATCGCCGGGGAATCTTATTTTTATACTTTTGCTGATTTTGATTGTGTTTGGCTCTGTTGATGAGTCTTAATTGCTTCAGAGCTATTCGCTTCTATTCTTCCGTCGTTGTCATTTGGAGTTGGAACTGATGTCTTAAAAAGAGCAGTTTTTCCTGAGGTCTAGTTGACTTTAGGTAACCCTTCTTCGAATTGGATCCCTTCAGAGGCAAAAACCATCAAATCGTGCAATTGTATTTAATGTCTAGAGTGAGAATATTCCAAATATTGAATATATTACATTGACGACATGTACTAGATAGGCACTACTGCTTAAAGGTTGCTATGGATCGTTTCTTCTATTTCTGGACAGTTGCATTAATGGTTCCGAAGGGATCATGTCACCCGGCACCGAATCCTCACCCCCATTGATTATGGACAGCAACTACACAAGCAAAGAGATAGGGTCTTTAAACAATGGTGGCGCAGAAGGTCCTAAGCCTTCAGAGAGCATGACGGGGGCAAAAGCCAGGAAACCACCTCGACACCTCTCGATCATTCGGCATTCTGTGAGCAGTGCTCGCCTGGTTTGTTCTGGCTGAACTAGTGTTCTTTTATATGAGATTTTTGTCTCTCTGTATCTGGTATTTGCATCACCATGTTTCTAATTATCATGACCAAATTTCCTACTTATTCTAGGGCTTCAATTTGGGGACTCTTGCCTTGATTTCTCCGCAGCAAGGACAGACTGGGTTCTGGCCTGTGTTTCGGTCGGGTTGCTGCTCAGAGATTGGGCCGAAACCACACATGGAGGATGAGCACATTTGCATTGATAATCTCGTCGAATATCTTAGAACTTCTACCAATTTTCCATCACCTGGTGCTTTCTATGGAGTGAGTGCCACTTACGTGGGTTCAATTCTGTGCATATTGTAGAGTATTACATGATTACTATTTGATCATTATGTGTTCTGTTATAGGGATGGCAGAGGGTCTTTTTTTTTGGGGGTACCAAAGTCTATTGAACCTGCTTAAACAAGATTTAACACCCTTTATCAGGTCTTTGACAAGTTCGGATAGAAAAGTAGGTATCTTTGAGCGTTCAAATGCGATTTCTGGTACCTACATAGTTGGCAAGTACCCTTTAATTGGGTTTGAGAAAAGTTCTGATAGGAAAGTAGGTGTATAAGTGGCATTTGGATTTGGATTCAGTTTACGAGCTGGTTAGTCAGATTTGTTTGGGTGAAAATGTGAAATTGATGTCTACAGAACTCGTTTCCATTTCTATTTTGTGGTTACTATTTGGTTGATCTCTTACTCTTTTAGATGATGTGCTCAGCATTTCATGGTTGATATAGGTCTTGTAACTCATTCTCTTTTGTTACTATGATAAATGGCATCGATCATTTGGACTGTCGCACCTAGGAATCTGATGAGCATTTACTGAGAAAATGCAGTCTGAATATGCAGGTGTTTGATGGACATGGTGGTATAGATGCAGCATGTTTTGTTCGAAATAATATCCTTAAATACATAATTGAGGACGTTTATTTCCCTGCTAGTGTGGAGAAGGCCATAAAGAATGCATTTATGAAGGTTGATCATGCGCTTGCCGATTCCCGTTCACTTGATCGTTCTTCTGGAACTACGGCACTTACAGCCCTTATTTTAGACAGGTAACATCTGATGTCACTTTCTAACGGCAATCATCCTGTATCATGTAAGAAAGTTGAAACATATTGAGAGTTGCAATTTGACTGCAGAAAGAAAGATTCACGAACATTTGCCTGTTCGATAAATTAGAAATGAATTATGCAAGCAGTTCAAGGCCTTGGATGCATTATCCTTGGTATCTTGTGTGGCAGCACATTGTATTCCACTAGTGTTTAGTATCTGTAATTCACATTTAAGCTTCATCATTAATAAAGTTGTCAGGTTGCTGGAAAGATTATCTGATTGTTCAGTATTTTGATTTCATAGAGAAAAGGTAGTGATACATAACATATTTAAGGTTTCAATgcaatttttttgtttgattttctttttaagttcctTGAGATTGGCACTCTTTACCATCCATATCACTGGATAATTAGATCTACAGAATGTTTTGTGTTGTAGAATAAAGTAACGTGAAGCCGAACAAGTGTCGGGTAATAGAGTTTTAATTAAAgacattttattttgattgaataaTTTGATGGGGCATTTAGTATAAATCTATATCCAAAAACAACACAAGCTTAACTGGTTT
The DNA window shown above is from Musa acuminata AAA Group cultivar baxijiao chromosome BXJ2-4, Cavendish_Baxijiao_AAA, whole genome shotgun sequence and carries:
- the LOC103982693 gene encoding probable protein phosphatase 2C 47, yielding MSPGTESSPPLIMDSNYTSKEIGSLNNGGAEGPKPSESMTGAKARKPPRHLSIIRHSVSSARLGFNLGTLALISPQQGQTGFWPVFRSGCCSEIGPKPHMEDEHICIDNLVEYLRTSTNFPSPGAFYGVFDGHGGIDAACFVRNNILKYIIEDVYFPASVEKAIKNAFMKVDHALADSRSLDRSSGTTALTALILDRSLLIANAGDCRAVLGKRGRAIELSKDHKPNCNAERRRIERLGGSVYDGYLNGQLSVARALGDWHMKGSKGSACPLSAEPELQETILTEEDEFLIMGCDGIWDVMSSQCAVTMTRKELMLHNDPEKCSRELVREALKRNTCDNLTVMVICFSPDPPPRIEIPRTRVRRSISLEGLHVLKGALDNNI